The following proteins come from a genomic window of Aquimarina sp. MAR_2010_214:
- the upp gene encoding uracil phosphoribosyltransferase, translating into MVIHNLGLKNSILNQFVLELRDITIQKDAMRFRKNIERIGEILSYELSKTLDYEIKTVQTPLGTKEISVPKNALVLCSILRAGLPLHQGLLNYFDAAENGFISAYRDHQNDDDDFEIVVKYLASPSLQDKTLILADPMLATGKTLENTFTVMKRHGMPEQVHIVSVIGSEQGISYIKNVFPENTHLWIAAVDEKLNDKSYIIPGLGDAGDLSFGIKM; encoded by the coding sequence GATTAAAAAATTCAATTTTAAATCAATTTGTTTTAGAACTAAGAGATATTACTATACAGAAAGACGCAATGCGTTTTAGAAAGAATATCGAACGAATAGGTGAGATTCTAAGCTATGAACTGAGTAAAACTTTGGATTATGAGATTAAAACAGTACAAACACCTTTAGGAACCAAAGAAATTTCGGTGCCTAAGAATGCGCTTGTATTATGTTCTATTCTTAGAGCTGGATTGCCATTACATCAAGGGCTATTAAATTATTTTGATGCTGCAGAAAATGGATTTATTTCGGCATATAGGGATCATCAAAATGATGATGATGATTTTGAAATTGTGGTAAAATACCTAGCTTCACCTTCTCTACAGGATAAGACTTTGATTTTGGCAGATCCAATGCTGGCAACGGGAAAAACTTTGGAGAATACTTTTACCGTGATGAAAAGGCATGGCATGCCAGAACAAGTGCATATTGTTTCTGTAATTGGTTCAGAACAAGGGATATCATATATTAAAAATGTTTTTCCAGAGAATACTCATCTTTGGATTGCTGCAGTTGATGAAAAATTAAATGATAAGAGCTACATTATTCCTGGTCTCGGTGATGCCGGAGACTTGTCTTTTGGGATAAAAATGTAA